From a single Mycolicibacterium mengxianglii genomic region:
- the fusA gene encoding elongation factor G: protein MAHIDAGKTTTTERILYYTGISYKIGEVHDGAATMDWMEQEQERGITITSAATTCFWNGNQINIIDTPGHVDFTVEVERSLRVLDGAVAVFDGKEGVEPQSEQVWRQADKYDVPRICFVNKMDKIGADFYFTVRTIEERLGARALPIQLPIGSEGGFEGIVDLVEMKAKVWSAEAKLGEKYDVVDIPAELQEKADEYRTKLLETVAETDETLLEKYFGGEELSIEEIKGAIRKMVVNSEIYPVLCGSAFKNKGVQPMLDAVIDYLPSPLDVESVSGHVPGKEDEILVRRPSTDEPFSALAFKVATHPFFGKLTYVRVYSGTVESGSQVINATKGKKERLGKLFQMHSNKENPVERASAGHIYAVIGLKDTTTGDTLSDPNQQVVLESMTFPDPVIEVAIEPKTKSDQEKLSLAIQKLAEEDPTFKVHQDSETGQTVIGGMGELHLDILVDRMRREFKVEANVGKPQVAYRETIKRAVEKVEFTHKKQTGGSGQFAKVLVSIEPFSGEDGATYEFENKVTGGRIPREYIPSVDAGAQDAMQYGVLAGYPLVNLKLILLDGAYHDVDSSEMAFKIAGSQVLKKAAAQAQPVILEPVMAVEVTTPEDYMGEVIGDLNSRRGQIQAMEERSGARVVRAQVPLSEMFGYVGDLRSKTQGRANYSMVFDSYAEVPANVSKEIIAKATGE, encoded by the coding sequence ATGGCGCACATCGATGCCGGCAAGACGACGACGACCGAACGCATCCTGTACTACACCGGCATCAGCTACAAGATCGGTGAGGTCCACGACGGCGCGGCCACGATGGACTGGATGGAGCAGGAGCAGGAGCGGGGTATCACCATTACCTCGGCTGCTACCACCTGCTTCTGGAATGGCAACCAGATCAACATCATCGACACCCCCGGGCACGTCGACTTCACCGTTGAGGTGGAGCGCAGCCTGCGTGTGCTCGACGGCGCCGTCGCCGTCTTCGATGGCAAAGAAGGCGTGGAGCCGCAGTCCGAGCAGGTCTGGCGCCAGGCTGACAAGTACGACGTGCCGCGTATCTGCTTCGTCAACAAGATGGACAAGATCGGCGCCGACTTCTACTTCACCGTGCGCACCATCGAGGAGCGTCTCGGCGCCCGGGCGCTGCCCATCCAGCTGCCCATCGGCTCCGAGGGTGGCTTCGAAGGCATCGTCGACCTGGTCGAGATGAAGGCCAAGGTGTGGAGCGCCGAAGCCAAGCTCGGCGAGAAGTACGACGTCGTCGACATCCCGGCTGAACTGCAGGAAAAGGCCGACGAGTACCGCACCAAGCTGCTCGAGACGGTCGCCGAGACCGACGAGACCCTGCTGGAGAAGTATTTCGGCGGCGAGGAGCTCTCGATCGAGGAGATCAAGGGCGCGATCCGCAAGATGGTCGTCAACTCCGAGATCTACCCGGTGCTGTGCGGTAGCGCGTTCAAGAACAAGGGCGTTCAGCCCATGCTCGACGCCGTGATCGACTACCTGCCGTCGCCGCTGGACGTCGAGTCCGTCAGCGGACACGTGCCGGGCAAGGAGGACGAGATCCTCGTCCGCCGCCCGTCCACCGACGAGCCGTTCTCGGCGCTGGCGTTCAAGGTCGCCACGCACCCGTTCTTCGGCAAGCTGACCTACGTGCGCGTGTACTCGGGCACCGTGGAGTCGGGCAGCCAGGTCATCAACGCCACGAAGGGCAAGAAGGAGCGGCTGGGCAAGCTGTTCCAGATGCACTCCAACAAGGAAAACCCTGTTGAGCGTGCGTCGGCCGGCCACATCTACGCCGTGATCGGTCTGAAGGACACCACCACCGGTGACACCCTGAGCGACCCGAACCAGCAGGTTGTGCTGGAGTCGATGACGTTCCCCGATCCGGTGATCGAGGTGGCCATCGAGCCCAAGACGAAGAGCGACCAGGAGAAGTTGAGCCTGGCGATCCAGAAGCTGGCCGAAGAGGACCCGACCTTCAAGGTCCACCAGGACAGCGAGACCGGCCAGACGGTCATCGGCGGAATGGGCGAGCTTCACCTCGACATCCTCGTCGACCGGATGCGCCGCGAGTTCAAGGTCGAGGCCAACGTCGGCAAGCCGCAGGTCGCCTACCGCGAAACCATCAAGCGCGCGGTCGAAAAGGTCGAGTTCACCCACAAGAAGCAGACGGGTGGCTCCGGCCAGTTCGCCAAGGTTCTCGTCAGCATCGAGCCCTTCTCGGGTGAGGACGGCGCGACCTACGAGTTCGAGAACAAGGTCACCGGCGGACGCATCCCGCGCGAGTACATCCCGTCGGTGGATGCCGGTGCGCAGGACGCCATGCAGTACGGCGTGCTGGCCGGTTACCCGCTGGTGAATCTGAAGCTGATCCTGCTCGACGGCGCATACCACGACGTCGACTCCTCGGAAATGGCCTTCAAGATCGCCGGTTCTCAGGTACTGAAGAAGGCTGCCGCCCAGGCGCAGCCGGTCATCCTGGAACCAGTCATGGCCGTCGAGGTCACCACACCCGAGGACTACATGGGTGAAGTGATCGGCGACCTGAACTCCCGCCGTGGTCAGATTCAGGCCATGGAGGAGCGCAGCGGTGCTCGCGTCGTCAGGGCGCAGGTTCCGCTGTCCGAAATGTTCGGCTACGTCGGCGACCTTCGGTCGAAGACCCAGGGCCGGGCGAACTACTCCATGGTGTTCGACTCGTACGCTGAAGTTCCGGCGAACGTGTCGAAGGAGATCATCGCCAAGGCGACGGGCGAGTAA
- the rpsG gene encoding 30S ribosomal protein S7, with protein MPRKGPAPKRPLVNDPVYGSQLVTQLVNKVLLDGKKSLAERIVYGALEQARDKTGTDPVVTLKRALDNVKPALEVRSRRVGGATYQVPVEVRPDRSVTLALRWLVSFSKARREKTMVERLANEILDASNGLGAAVKRREDTHKMAEANRAFAHYRW; from the coding sequence ATGCCGCGCAAGGGTCCCGCGCCGAAGCGCCCGTTGGTCAACGATCCGGTCTACGGGTCGCAGCTGGTCACCCAGCTGGTCAACAAAGTCCTGCTGGACGGGAAGAAATCGCTGGCTGAGCGCATTGTTTATGGTGCGCTGGAGCAGGCTCGCGACAAGACAGGCACCGACCCCGTGGTCACCCTGAAGCGTGCCCTCGACAACGTGAAGCCGGCCCTCGAGGTCCGCAGCCGTCGTGTCGGTGGCGCCACCTACCAGGTGCCCGTCGAAGTTCGTCCCGACCGTTCGGTCACGCTGGCGCTGCGCTGGCTGGTCAGCTTCTCCAAGGCTCGCCGCGAGAAGACCATGGTCGAGCGTCTCGCCAACGAGATCCTCGACGCCAGTAATGGCCTGGGTGCCGCCGTCAAGCGACGCGAGGACACCCACAAGATGGCCGAAGCGAACCGGGCCTTCGCGCACTACCGCTGGTGA
- the rpsL gene encoding 30S ribosomal protein S12: MPTIQQLVRKGRRDKIAKVKTAALKGSPQRRGVCTRVYTTTPKKPNSALRKVARVKLTTGVEVTAYIPGEGHNLQEHSMVLVRGGRVKDLPGVRYKIIRGSLDTQGVKNRKQARSRYGAKKEKS, from the coding sequence ATGCCAACCATTCAGCAGCTGGTCCGTAAGGGTCGCCGCGACAAGATCGCCAAGGTCAAGACCGCGGCCCTCAAGGGCAGCCCGCAGCGCCGCGGCGTGTGCACCCGCGTGTACACGACGACACCGAAGAAGCCGAACTCGGCACTTCGCAAGGTGGCGCGCGTGAAGCTGACGACCGGGGTCGAGGTCACCGCCTACATCCCCGGTGAGGGCCACAACCTGCAGGAGCACTCGATGGTGCTGGTCCGCGGTGGTCGTGTGAAGGACCTGCCCGGTGTGCGTTACAAGATCATCCGCGGCTCGCTGGACACCCAGGGTGTCAAGAACCGCAAGCAGGCCCGCAGCCGTTACGGCGCGAAGAAGGAGAAGAGCTAA
- a CDS encoding TetR/AcrR family transcriptional regulator, with the protein MAPRPDPSSTGARSRAGTRSPARPAKLSRDIIVNAALSFLDREGWDALTINALANHLGTKGPSLYNHVTSLDDLRRTVRMRVIGDIIGMLNTVGEGRVREDAVLVMAGAYRSYAHHHPGRYSAFTRMPFGGDDPEYSAATKDAATPVINVLESYGLEGQDAYYAALEFWSALHGFVLLEMTGVMDDIDTDAVFSDMVLRLTTGLEHRR; encoded by the coding sequence ATGGCACCACGGCCCGATCCGTCGTCGACGGGGGCTCGGTCGCGCGCCGGTACCCGTTCACCGGCCCGGCCGGCCAAGCTGAGCCGCGACATCATCGTCAACGCCGCGCTGAGCTTCCTCGACCGCGAGGGCTGGGACGCGCTGACCATCAACGCCCTGGCCAACCACCTCGGCACCAAGGGCCCGTCGCTCTACAACCACGTCACCAGCCTCGATGACCTGCGGCGCACCGTCCGCATGCGGGTGATCGGCGACATCATCGGCATGCTCAACACCGTCGGTGAGGGCCGGGTACGCGAAGACGCGGTGCTGGTGATGGCGGGTGCCTACCGCAGTTACGCCCACCATCACCCGGGCCGGTACTCCGCGTTCACCCGGATGCCGTTCGGCGGCGACGACCCCGAGTACTCAGCGGCCACCAAAGACGCCGCGACACCGGTGATCAACGTGCTGGAGTCCTACGGGCTCGAAGGCCAGGACGCCTATTACGCCGCTCTGGAGTTCTGGTCGGCACTGCACGGATTCGTCCTGCTGGAGATGACCGGGGTGATGGACGATATCGACACCGATGCCGTCTTCTCGGACATGGTGTTGCGCCTGACCACGGGACTGGAACATCGCCGGTGA
- a CDS encoding DUF3558 domain-containing protein: MRRLVLLLFAGVLAACGAPSEPDATSAQPPPGAFHSGECNLVTDDEVEAAAGTAIFRKVLDGSAGCFWQEDTMLGSVGAGMGISTWWYRGSDLDLERQLEHDAGRTITELEMSGNQGFQAQDVNACSIYIDKGDDVIAWSIQTLNPASLPDLCSITAKLAQLSQDRVN, encoded by the coding sequence ATGAGGCGGTTGGTACTCCTGCTGTTCGCCGGGGTCCTCGCGGCGTGCGGGGCACCGTCAGAACCGGACGCGACGTCTGCGCAGCCTCCGCCGGGGGCCTTTCACAGTGGTGAGTGCAACCTGGTCACCGACGATGAGGTGGAGGCGGCCGCGGGCACTGCGATCTTCCGCAAGGTGCTCGACGGCAGCGCGGGGTGTTTCTGGCAGGAAGACACCATGCTGGGCTCTGTCGGCGCCGGGATGGGAATCTCGACCTGGTGGTACCGCGGCAGCGACCTCGACCTCGAGCGGCAGCTCGAGCATGATGCCGGCCGCACCATCACCGAACTGGAGATGTCCGGTAACCAGGGTTTCCAAGCCCAGGACGTCAACGCGTGCAGCATCTACATCGACAAGGGCGACGACGTCATCGCGTGGTCCATCCAGACGCTGAACCCGGCCAGCCTGCCCGATCTGTGCAGCATCACCGCGAAGCTGGCGCAGTTGTCCCAGGACCGCGTCAACTAG
- a CDS encoding DUF3558 domain-containing protein — MKTLFVVLAVAAGVAVSGCSHTVNGSAQLAQPQADESGRNFGYFDDSCGRLTDTTVRDTVQADEVVRPYSGAVCQYVLSRQDTTIDATFSWFDTGTLDRERAAAEARGAQITETVVQRYPAFLARTSSTGISCAATTSADPGVLSWWVQFRNELDGDPCVEAKQLLAATLSSEM, encoded by the coding sequence GTGAAAACGCTTTTTGTGGTGCTGGCAGTCGCCGCTGGAGTAGCGGTGAGCGGATGCTCGCACACTGTCAACGGCAGTGCTCAACTCGCTCAGCCCCAGGCCGACGAGTCGGGGCGCAATTTCGGCTACTTCGACGACAGCTGCGGCCGGCTGACCGACACCACCGTCCGCGACACCGTCCAAGCCGATGAGGTGGTCCGGCCCTACAGCGGTGCGGTCTGTCAGTACGTGCTGAGCCGGCAGGACACCACGATCGACGCCACGTTCTCCTGGTTCGACACCGGCACCCTCGACCGCGAGCGTGCCGCCGCCGAAGCGCGCGGCGCCCAGATCACCGAGACGGTGGTGCAGCGGTACCCGGCCTTCTTGGCTCGCACGTCGAGCACAGGTATCTCGTGCGCGGCGACCACGTCGGCCGATCCGGGTGTGCTGAGTTGGTGGGTGCAGTTCCGCAACGAACTCGACGGCGATCCCTGTGTGGAGGCCAAACAACTGCTGGCCGCGACCCTGTCCTCGGAGATGTAG
- a CDS encoding DUF3060 domain-containing protein, which produces MKRTSAGALVGCAVLAVSFAGAPVATAKNGDTHVTGVGSVRTVDCNDSTIFINGSNNVITALGNCWAVTMQGSYNTVIVDNVINDITVYGFEQTAYYKNGSPAIIDRGRELGMTNRIARVPA; this is translated from the coding sequence GTGAAACGGACGTCGGCAGGTGCCCTGGTGGGCTGCGCGGTGCTCGCGGTTTCGTTCGCCGGCGCTCCGGTTGCGACCGCCAAGAACGGCGACACCCACGTCACCGGCGTCGGTTCGGTCCGGACCGTCGACTGCAACGACTCGACGATCTTCATCAACGGCTCCAACAACGTCATCACCGCGCTCGGTAACTGCTGGGCGGTGACGATGCAGGGCTCGTACAACACCGTCATCGTCGACAACGTCATCAACGACATCACGGTGTATGGCTTCGAGCAGACGGCTTATTACAAGAACGGCTCGCCGGCGATCATCGACCGCGGCCGTGAGCTGGGGATGACCAATCGCATCGCCCGCGTTCCCGCCTGA
- a CDS encoding DUF3060 domain-containing protein encodes MPSHRWPLLFAACAVGTIGLAGCGSESSDTNAPTATAGSSGAQVEVGNTINYGSFGTTAEIDCADGKSLNVGGSNNTLTVKGTCASVNVGGADNRLTFDTIDNKLSVVGINNTVRYTAGDPQVDNLGSGNKIEKH; translated from the coding sequence ATGCCCAGCCATCGTTGGCCCCTTCTGTTCGCTGCCTGTGCGGTGGGCACCATCGGCCTGGCGGGTTGCGGTTCGGAGTCTTCGGACACCAACGCCCCGACAGCCACGGCGGGCAGCTCGGGCGCCCAGGTCGAGGTGGGCAACACGATCAACTACGGATCGTTCGGGACCACCGCCGAAATCGACTGCGCCGACGGCAAATCCCTGAATGTCGGTGGCTCCAACAACACGTTGACGGTCAAAGGGACGTGCGCGTCGGTGAATGTCGGCGGCGCCGACAACCGGCTCACGTTCGACACGATCGACAACAAACTGTCGGTCGTGGGCATCAACAACACCGTCCGCTACACCGCTGGCGACCCCCAGGTCGACAACTTGGGCTCGGGCAACAAGATCGAGAAGCACTGA
- a CDS encoding crotonase/enoyl-CoA hydratase family protein → MSGGVRVERNGPVTTVIMNRPQARNAVNGPAAAELYEAFDEFDNDESASVAVLWGDNGTFCAGADLKAFGTADANPVHRTGPGPMGPTRMVLSKPVIAAVSGFAVAGGLELALWCDLRVVEEDAVFGVFCRRWGVPLIDGGTVRLPRLIGHSRAMDLILTGRSVDATEALQIGLANRVVPTGQAREKAEELAAQLAALPQQCLRADRLSALHQWGASEQDAMAVEFASMSRVKHESLSGAQRFAQGAGRHGTSE, encoded by the coding sequence ATGAGTGGTGGAGTGCGTGTGGAGCGCAACGGTCCGGTGACGACCGTCATCATGAACCGGCCGCAGGCCCGTAACGCAGTCAACGGCCCGGCAGCCGCGGAGCTGTACGAGGCGTTCGACGAGTTCGACAACGACGAGTCGGCCTCGGTGGCGGTACTGTGGGGTGACAACGGAACGTTCTGCGCCGGAGCCGATCTCAAGGCGTTCGGCACTGCTGACGCCAACCCGGTGCACCGCACCGGCCCCGGTCCGATGGGGCCGACGCGAATGGTGTTGTCCAAGCCGGTGATTGCCGCCGTCAGCGGGTTCGCCGTGGCCGGGGGCCTGGAGCTGGCGTTGTGGTGTGACCTGCGGGTGGTCGAGGAAGACGCGGTGTTCGGCGTGTTCTGCCGCCGCTGGGGTGTACCGCTGATCGATGGCGGCACGGTGCGGCTGCCCCGGCTGATCGGGCACAGCCGTGCGATGGATCTGATTCTCACCGGACGGTCCGTCGACGCCACCGAAGCCCTGCAGATCGGACTGGCCAACCGGGTGGTGCCCACCGGACAGGCCCGGGAGAAAGCCGAAGAACTCGCGGCCCAACTGGCGGCACTACCGCAGCAGTGCCTACGAGCCGACCGGCTCTCGGCGCTGCATCAGTGGGGCGCATCGGAGCAAGACGCGATGGCCGTCGAATTCGCCAGCATGTCGCGCGTCAAGCACGAATCCCTGTCGGGGGCTCAGCGATTCGCGCAAGGCGCCGGCCGGCACGGAACCAGCGAGTGA
- a CDS encoding PaaX family transcriptional regulator C-terminal domain-containing protein — MTARSVVLSVLLGAHPAWATPGELIRLTADFGINDNALRVALTRMVAAGDLIRSADGYRLSDRLLARQRRQDEALAPTVQAWDRSWNTLVITSVGSAARERSAQRKMLLQARFGELREGVWLRPANVELDLPGEVAGRVRVLRSYDDAPADLAGQLWDLPGWAATGRRLLDEMADADGVPGRFVAAAAMVRHLLTDPLLPAELLPEYWPGDELRSSYATFAAELADRRDHMEVEA, encoded by the coding sequence ATGACGGCCAGGTCAGTGGTGTTGTCGGTGCTGTTGGGTGCCCATCCGGCCTGGGCCACTCCCGGCGAATTGATCAGACTGACAGCAGATTTCGGTATCAACGACAACGCATTGCGGGTGGCGCTGACGCGGATGGTCGCCGCCGGGGACCTGATCCGGTCAGCTGACGGCTACCGGCTCTCCGACCGCCTGCTGGCCCGTCAGCGCCGTCAGGACGAAGCACTGGCGCCCACGGTCCAGGCCTGGGACCGCAGCTGGAACACCCTGGTGATCACCAGCGTGGGCAGCGCCGCACGGGAGCGGTCCGCGCAGCGAAAAATGCTGCTACAAGCCAGGTTCGGTGAACTCCGCGAAGGGGTGTGGTTACGCCCGGCGAATGTGGAACTCGACCTGCCCGGCGAAGTCGCCGGCCGGGTGCGGGTACTGCGAAGCTACGACGACGCCCCCGCCGACCTGGCAGGCCAGTTGTGGGACCTGCCGGGCTGGGCCGCGACGGGCCGGCGACTGCTTGACGAGATGGCCGACGCCGACGGCGTGCCGGGCAGGTTCGTGGCAGCCGCAGCCATGGTGCGGCACCTGTTGACCGATCCGCTGCTGCCGGCGGAACTGCTGCCGGAATACTGGCCCGGTGACGAATTGCGTTCTTCTTATGCAACATTCGCTGCCGAACTGGCTGACCGGCGGGACCATATGGAGGTGGAGGCGTAG
- a CDS encoding crotonase/enoyl-CoA hydratase family protein, translating into MTHAIRPVDFDNLKTMTYEVTDRVARITFNRPEKGNAIVADTPLELSALVERADLDPNVHVMLISGRGEGFCAGFDLSAYAEGSSSAGGGSPYRDTVLSGKTQAINHLPDQPWDPMIDYQMMSRFVRGFSSLMRADKPTVVKIHGYCVAGGTDIALHADQIITAADAKIGYPPMRVWGVPAAGLWAHRLGDQRAKRLLFTGDCITGAQAAEWGLAIEAPEPADLDERTERLVERIAAMPVNQLIMAKLALNTALLQQGVATSQMVSTVFDGVARHTPEGHAFVAEAREHGFREAVRNRDEPRGDHGRRTSGV; encoded by the coding sequence ATGACGCACGCCATCCGGCCGGTGGACTTCGACAACCTCAAGACGATGACCTACGAAGTCACCGACCGGGTTGCCCGCATCACGTTCAACCGGCCCGAGAAGGGCAATGCGATCGTCGCCGACACACCATTGGAGCTCTCCGCTCTGGTGGAACGCGCCGACCTCGATCCGAACGTCCACGTGATGCTGATTTCCGGTAGGGGAGAAGGGTTCTGCGCCGGGTTCGACCTGTCGGCCTACGCCGAGGGATCGTCGTCGGCCGGGGGCGGCAGCCCGTACCGCGACACCGTGCTGTCGGGAAAGACCCAGGCGATCAATCATCTGCCCGACCAGCCGTGGGACCCGATGATCGATTACCAGATGATGAGCCGTTTCGTCCGCGGCTTCTCCAGCCTGATGCGCGCCGACAAGCCGACGGTGGTCAAGATCCACGGCTACTGCGTGGCCGGCGGCACCGATATCGCCCTGCACGCCGACCAGATCATCACCGCCGCCGACGCCAAGATCGGCTACCCGCCGATGCGGGTGTGGGGTGTGCCGGCGGCCGGGCTGTGGGCGCACCGCCTCGGTGACCAGCGCGCCAAGCGGTTGCTGTTCACCGGCGACTGCATCACCGGGGCGCAGGCCGCCGAATGGGGGCTTGCGATCGAGGCGCCGGAGCCCGCGGACCTCGACGAGCGTACCGAACGACTGGTCGAACGCATCGCCGCGATGCCGGTCAACCAGCTGATCATGGCGAAGCTGGCACTGAATACCGCGCTACTGCAACAGGGTGTCGCCACCAGCCAGATGGTGAGCACTGTGTTCGACGGAGTGGCCCGGCACACGCCGGAGGGGCACGCATTTGTCGCCGAGGCGCGCGAACACGGCTTCCGCGAAGCGGTGCGCAACCGGGACGAGCCGCGCGGTGACCACGGCCGCAGGACGTCCGGGGTATAG
- a CDS encoding acyl-CoA dehydrogenase family protein → MSDTHVVTNQVPPLENHNPATSPVLVEALIREGGQWGLDEITELGALSGSRQAQRWGELADRNQPILHTHDRYGHRVDEVEYDPSYHELMTVAVGHGLHAAPWADDRAGSHVVRAAKNSVWTTEPGHICPISMTYAVVPALRANPELAAVYEPLLTSRVYDPELKPPATKAGITAGMSMTEKQGGSDVRAGTTAATPNGDGTYSLTGHKWFTSAPMSDIFLVLAQAPSGLSCFFLPRVLPDGTRNRMYLQRLKGKLGNHANASSEVEYDRATAWLVGEEGRGVPTIIEMVNLTRLDCTLGSATSMRSGLARAIHHAQHRKAFGEYLIDQPLMRNVLADLAVEAEAATMVAMRMAGATDRAARGDQREALLRRIGLAASKYWVCKRATGHAAEAMECLGGNGYVEESGMPRLYREAPLMGIWEGSGNVSALDTLRAMATRPESVEVLFDEVATAGGQDARLDAHVARLRPQLDDLATIQYRGRKIAEDICLALQGSLLVRHGHPAVAEAFLATRMDGRWGGAYGTMPTGLDLAPVIERALVKG, encoded by the coding sequence ATGTCGGACACGCATGTCGTCACCAACCAGGTGCCGCCGCTGGAGAACCACAACCCCGCGACCTCGCCGGTCCTGGTTGAAGCGCTGATCCGCGAAGGCGGCCAGTGGGGCCTCGACGAGATCACCGAGCTCGGCGCCCTCTCGGGCAGTCGCCAGGCCCAACGCTGGGGGGAACTCGCCGACCGCAACCAGCCGATCCTGCACACCCATGACCGCTACGGGCACCGCGTCGACGAGGTCGAGTACGACCCCTCCTACCACGAGCTGATGACCGTCGCCGTCGGCCACGGCCTGCACGCCGCACCGTGGGCCGACGACCGCGCCGGCTCCCACGTCGTCCGGGCGGCCAAGAACTCCGTCTGGACCACCGAGCCGGGTCACATCTGCCCGATCTCGATGACCTATGCGGTGGTTCCGGCATTGCGGGCCAACCCGGAGCTGGCCGCGGTGTACGAGCCGCTGCTGACCAGCCGGGTGTATGACCCCGAGCTGAAACCGCCCGCCACCAAAGCCGGTATCACCGCCGGGATGTCGATGACCGAGAAGCAGGGCGGCTCCGACGTCCGGGCGGGCACCACAGCGGCCACCCCCAACGGTGACGGCACCTACTCCCTGACCGGACACAAGTGGTTCACCTCCGCCCCGATGAGCGATATCTTCCTGGTGCTGGCGCAGGCCCCGAGCGGGCTGTCCTGCTTTTTCCTGCCGCGGGTACTGCCTGACGGCACCCGGAACCGGATGTACCTGCAGCGCCTCAAGGGCAAGCTCGGCAATCATGCCAACGCCTCCAGTGAAGTCGAATACGACCGCGCCACAGCATGGTTGGTCGGTGAGGAAGGCCGCGGCGTGCCGACCATCATCGAGATGGTCAACCTGACGCGGCTGGATTGCACACTGGGCAGCGCCACCAGCATGCGCAGCGGGCTCGCCCGCGCCATTCACCACGCCCAGCATCGGAAAGCGTTCGGCGAGTATCTGATCGACCAGCCGCTGATGCGCAACGTGCTCGCCGATCTGGCTGTGGAAGCCGAGGCCGCGACCATGGTGGCGATGCGGATGGCCGGGGCCACCGACCGCGCGGCCCGCGGTGATCAGCGGGAGGCGCTGCTGCGTCGCATCGGCTTGGCTGCCAGCAAGTACTGGGTGTGCAAGCGTGCCACCGGCCACGCGGCTGAGGCGATGGAATGTCTGGGCGGCAACGGCTACGTCGAGGAGTCCGGCATGCCGCGCCTCTACCGCGAAGCGCCGCTGATGGGCATCTGGGAAGGATCTGGCAACGTCAGCGCGCTGGACACGTTGCGCGCCATGGCAACTCGGCCCGAGAGCGTAGAGGTGCTGTTCGACGAGGTCGCCACGGCCGGCGGGCAGGACGCGCGGCTCGATGCGCACGTCGCCCGGTTGCGTCCCCAGCTCGACGACCTGGCCACCATCCAGTACCGCGGCCGCAAGATCGCCGAGGACATCTGCCTGGCGTTGCAAGGCTCACTGCTGGTGCGCCACGGCCACCCGGCGGTCGCCGAGGCGTTTCTGGCCACCCGGATGGACGGCCGTTGGGGCGGGGCGTACGGCACCATGCCGACGGGTCTGGACCTGGCACCGGTCATCGAGCGGGCGCTGGTCAAGGGATGA
- a CDS encoding cupin domain-containing protein — MTVLEPNTLVHALAVDVAHKPVPADQSLRGEPSTGTQPLADFDGLEVGIWEMTPGVMTDVEVEELFIVLSGSATIEFVDGSPSLAVGPGDVVRLASGTETIWTVTETLRKIYLA, encoded by the coding sequence GTGACCGTCCTAGAGCCCAACACCCTCGTCCATGCCTTGGCCGTCGATGTTGCGCACAAACCCGTCCCCGCTGATCAATCGCTTCGAGGCGAGCCGAGCACCGGGACACAACCCCTGGCCGACTTCGACGGCCTGGAGGTCGGCATCTGGGAGATGACGCCGGGCGTGATGACCGACGTCGAGGTGGAAGAGCTCTTCATCGTGTTATCCGGCTCGGCGACAATCGAATTCGTCGACGGATCGCCCTCGCTGGCTGTCGGCCCCGGTGACGTGGTGCGCCTGGCCTCCGGCACCGAGACGATCTGGACGGTCACCGAGACCCTGCGCAAGATCTATCTGGCCTGA